From the genome of Labrys wisconsinensis, one region includes:
- a CDS encoding VIT1/CCC1 transporter family protein, giving the protein MSPQAERHFINRIGWLRAAVLGANDGIISTASLMVGVASAATSSSAVLMTGIAGLVAGSMSMAAGEYVSVSSQADTERADLAREKRELAADRAAEVKELASIYVGRGVEPALAVQVAEQLMAKDALTAHARDELGISDAISANPIQAALTSAATFASGAILPILAALAAPKAILVPAMFGVSLVVLALLGAVGARAGGAEMVKPMVRVAFWGAIAMAVTAGVGALIGTSL; this is encoded by the coding sequence ATGAGCCCTCAAGCGGAACGTCATTTCATCAACCGCATCGGCTGGCTTCGAGCCGCCGTTCTCGGCGCCAACGACGGGATCATATCCACCGCCAGCCTGATGGTCGGCGTTGCATCGGCCGCAACGTCATCGAGCGCGGTCCTGATGACCGGTATTGCCGGTCTCGTGGCCGGCTCGATGTCCATGGCTGCCGGCGAGTATGTTTCCGTGAGTTCTCAGGCCGACACGGAGCGGGCCGATCTCGCGCGCGAGAAACGCGAACTTGCGGCCGACCGCGCGGCGGAGGTCAAGGAGCTCGCATCCATCTATGTCGGACGCGGCGTCGAGCCCGCGCTCGCCGTGCAGGTTGCCGAGCAGCTCATGGCCAAGGACGCCCTGACGGCTCACGCTCGTGACGAACTGGGCATCTCCGACGCGATCTCGGCCAATCCGATCCAGGCGGCGCTGACCTCGGCGGCGACTTTCGCTTCGGGGGCGATCCTCCCTATCCTGGCTGCTCTCGCCGCGCCGAAGGCCATCCTCGTTCCCGCGATGTTCGGTGTGTCGCTCGTCGTCCTCGCGCTGCTGGGGGCCGTCGGCGCCAGAGCCGGGGGCGCCGAGATGGTCAAGCCCATGGTCCGTGTCGCCTTCTGGGGCGCCATCGCGATGGCCGTCACGGCCGGCGTCGGCGCACTGATAGGCACCTCCCTGTGA
- a CDS encoding PhzF family phenazine biosynthesis protein, producing the protein MRAPIFQLDAFTDRRFAGNPAAVMPMERFPEDAVLQALAAENNLAETAFLVRQGGDYRLRWFTPTVEVPLCGHATLASAAVVMERLEPGRDQVVFHSASGLLTVKRAAAGYVMDFPVRPSKPVAEPEGLAAALGAPLAAVHVNPFNYMAVLADPAVLRRLSPDLAAIAGFDRAGVIVTAPGDGPYDFVSRYFAPAKGIPEDPVTGSAHCMLAPYWAGRLGKTAFRAFQASPRGGEVVCRLVGERVELEGACVFYLEGHAEF; encoded by the coding sequence ATGCGCGCGCCGATCTTCCAGCTCGATGCCTTCACCGACCGCCGCTTCGCCGGCAATCCCGCCGCCGTCATGCCGATGGAGCGCTTCCCCGAGGACGCGGTGCTGCAGGCGCTCGCGGCCGAGAACAACCTGGCCGAGACGGCCTTCCTGGTGCGCCAGGGCGGCGATTACCGCCTGCGCTGGTTCACGCCCACCGTCGAGGTGCCGCTGTGCGGCCATGCCACGCTGGCGAGCGCCGCGGTGGTGATGGAACGGCTGGAGCCGGGACGCGATCAGGTGGTCTTCCACTCCGCCAGCGGGCTGCTGACGGTGAAGCGGGCCGCCGCCGGCTACGTCATGGATTTCCCGGTGCGGCCGTCCAAGCCGGTGGCGGAACCGGAGGGCCTCGCCGCCGCGCTGGGTGCGCCGCTGGCGGCGGTCCATGTCAATCCGTTCAACTATATGGCGGTCCTGGCCGACCCGGCCGTGCTGCGCCGGCTCAGCCCCGACCTGGCGGCGATCGCGGGCTTCGACCGCGCCGGCGTGATCGTCACCGCGCCGGGTGACGGGCCCTACGACTTCGTCAGCCGCTACTTCGCGCCGGCCAAGGGCATTCCCGAGGATCCCGTCACCGGCTCCGCCCATTGCATGCTGGCGCCCTACTGGGCCGGTCGCCTCGGCAAGACGGCTTTCCGCGCCTTCCAGGCTTCGCCGCGCGGCGGCGAGGTGGTGTGCCGGCTGGTCGGCGAGCGCGTCGAGCTCGAAGGGGCCTGCGTCTTCTATCTCGAGGGCCACGCGGAGTTCTGA
- a CDS encoding phytanoyl-CoA dioxygenase family protein, whose translation MTDEGRAPALSAGQVEHFIRDGFVRIDGAFPRALAEQGRAILWRDMPCDPDDPATWTRPVIRLGWYGQEPFRQAANTPVLRGAIDRLVGKGRWGPRSDLGTFPVRFPHPGEPGDTGWHVDLSFAGEGGDPHERQDFSAWRVNVTSRCRALLMLFLFSDVGEHDAPTRIRAGSHLDMARFLAPAGEAGRSHMRLEGMGANRPEVLATGEAGTVYLCHPFLVHAAQPHRGSVPRFVAQPSLGLVEPYRLDRPEAEASPVEIAIRRALAESQA comes from the coding sequence ATGACCGACGAAGGACGAGCGCCCGCGCTGAGCGCAGGGCAGGTCGAGCATTTCATTCGAGACGGATTCGTGCGGATCGACGGCGCCTTTCCGCGCGCGCTGGCGGAGCAGGGGCGCGCCATCCTGTGGCGCGACATGCCCTGCGATCCCGACGATCCCGCGACCTGGACGCGGCCGGTGATCCGGCTCGGCTGGTACGGGCAGGAGCCGTTCCGGCAGGCGGCGAACACGCCCGTCCTGCGCGGCGCCATCGACCGGCTGGTCGGCAAGGGGCGCTGGGGCCCGCGATCGGATCTCGGGACCTTTCCGGTGCGCTTCCCGCATCCGGGCGAGCCCGGCGACACCGGCTGGCACGTCGACCTCAGCTTTGCCGGCGAGGGCGGCGACCCGCACGAGCGGCAGGACTTCTCCGCCTGGCGGGTGAACGTCACCTCGCGCTGCCGGGCGCTCCTGATGCTGTTCCTGTTCTCCGATGTCGGCGAGCACGACGCGCCGACGCGGATCCGGGCCGGCTCCCATCTCGACATGGCACGTTTCCTGGCACCCGCGGGGGAGGCGGGCCGCTCGCATATGCGGCTGGAGGGGATGGGCGCGAACCGGCCGGAGGTTCTGGCCACGGGAGAGGCCGGCACGGTCTATCTCTGCCATCCCTTCCTGGTGCACGCCGCGCAGCCCCACCGCGGCTCGGTGCCGCGCTTCGTGGCGCAGCCCTCGCTCGGGCTCGTCGAGCCCTACCGGCTCGATCGCCCGGAGGCCGAGGCCTCGCCGGTGGAGATCGCCATCCGGCGGGCGCTGGCGGAGAGCCAGGCCTGA
- a CDS encoding aminotransferase-like domain-containing protein, which produces MPQANRPLLPGFRPDPASDRPLYLQLGAALAEAIRAGRIAVGTRLPSERLHAQALGLSRTTVTAAYQELKAAGLVRGHVGRGATVIADDPDGTPAAVAWPLLASRLARPALPLPAPAQAIPLADGWLHPDLAPRAALRACAAKAAASPDLLTRSAPILGSPALREALAGSLRAGGVRASPDEILVTGGAQQGLNVLARALLSPGDAVACESPSWHGAFRAFRAVGAEVAGVATDREGVDPDALEDVLIRLRPKFVYLIPSFHCPTGRLLGLERRRRVLELCARFRTPIVESHVYGDIAFGKSDDPAFGAPPPPSLKSLDEAGIVIQQGSASKTIGAALRLGWLVAPRPAMALLAPAKASLDLSTPALPQAILAEFLRTGAYARHLPRLRAELRTRRDALIAGLAVHAPELRLAAPAGGLYLWAALPAGLAARELETAAADEGVSVRAGDLFLPEGGPSRHIRLCYAAPAPEEIPAGAERLGKALRGLLQRRREPPMPASALAPV; this is translated from the coding sequence ATGCCCCAGGCGAACAGGCCGCTCCTGCCCGGATTCCGGCCGGACCCCGCCTCCGACCGGCCGCTCTATCTGCAGCTGGGCGCCGCCCTGGCCGAGGCGATCCGCGCCGGCCGCATCGCCGTCGGCACGCGGCTGCCGTCGGAGCGGCTGCATGCCCAGGCGCTCGGCCTCAGCCGCACCACGGTCACTGCCGCCTACCAGGAGCTGAAGGCGGCCGGGCTGGTGCGCGGCCATGTCGGTCGCGGCGCGACGGTGATCGCCGACGACCCGGACGGCACGCCGGCAGCCGTCGCCTGGCCGCTGCTCGCCTCGCGCCTCGCCCGCCCTGCCCTGCCCCTTCCGGCGCCGGCGCAGGCGATCCCCCTCGCCGACGGCTGGCTGCATCCCGATCTCGCCCCCCGCGCGGCCCTGAGGGCCTGCGCCGCGAAGGCCGCGGCCTCGCCCGACCTCCTGACCCGCTCGGCCCCGATCCTCGGCAGCCCGGCGCTGCGCGAGGCGTTGGCCGGCAGCCTGCGCGCCGGCGGCGTGCGGGCGTCGCCGGACGAGATCCTGGTCACCGGTGGCGCCCAGCAGGGGCTCAACGTCCTCGCCCGCGCCCTGCTCTCGCCCGGCGATGCCGTCGCCTGCGAGAGCCCGAGCTGGCACGGCGCCTTCCGGGCGTTCCGCGCGGTCGGAGCCGAGGTGGCGGGCGTCGCCACGGACCGGGAGGGTGTCGATCCCGATGCGCTGGAGGATGTCCTGATCCGCCTGCGCCCAAAATTCGTCTACCTCATCCCGAGCTTCCACTGCCCGACCGGCCGCCTGCTCGGCCTGGAGCGGCGGCGGCGCGTCCTGGAGCTCTGCGCCCGCTTCCGCACGCCGATCGTCGAGAGCCATGTCTATGGCGACATCGCCTTCGGCAAGTCGGATGATCCTGCCTTCGGCGCGCCGCCGCCGCCCTCGCTCAAGAGCCTCGACGAGGCCGGGATCGTCATCCAGCAGGGCAGCGCCTCCAAGACCATCGGCGCCGCCCTGCGCCTGGGATGGCTGGTGGCGCCGCGCCCGGCCATGGCCCTGCTGGCGCCGGCCAAGGCGAGCCTCGACCTGTCGACCCCGGCCCTGCCGCAGGCGATCCTGGCCGAGTTCCTGCGCACCGGCGCCTATGCCCGCCATCTCCCGCGCCTGCGCGCCGAGCTGCGCACCCGGCGCGATGCCCTGATCGCCGGCCTCGCCGTCCATGCCCCGGAGCTGCGCCTCGCCGCCCCAGCGGGCGGGCTCTATCTCTGGGCCGCGCTGCCGGCGGGGCTTGCCGCGCGCGAGCTGGAAACGGCCGCGGCGGACGAAGGCGTGTCGGTGCGCGCCGGCGACCTGTTCCTGCCCGAGGGCGGCCCCTCCCGCCACATCCGCCTGTGCTACGCCGCCCCGGCGCCGGAGGAGATCCCGGCCGGCGCCGAGCGCCTCGGCAAGGCCCTGCGCGGCCTGCTGCAGCGCCGCCGGGAGCCGCCCATGCCCGCCTCGGCCCTGGCTCCGGTTTGA
- a CDS encoding GntR family transcriptional regulator, which produces MVGSDLQREIVRQIVALAAAERWPVGRRVSDSALARQLAVSRSPVRSALAWLAERGILRRGEGRGFRLARQPGNGDVEGVAPPSELEHLQRRLMADRATGAVPADVSEALLAERYGAPRGTIRKLLLRFAAEGLVQRQRGHGWAFAGSLDTDRVEEESYQFRLIVECGALRHPGFRADAAELAAIRAGLAEVMAMPLPALHRDRWFEANAAFHEALAAWSGNRFLVQAVRQQNSLRRLTEYAWFDRLPEARIRRVCSEHIAILDAIAEGDIAFAEALLRRHIEGASRSDAA; this is translated from the coding sequence GTGGTTGGAAGCGACCTGCAGAGGGAGATTGTCCGCCAGATCGTCGCCCTGGCCGCCGCCGAGCGCTGGCCGGTCGGCAGGCGCGTCTCGGACTCGGCCCTGGCCCGGCAGCTGGCGGTGTCGCGCTCGCCGGTGCGCTCGGCCCTGGCCTGGCTGGCCGAGCGCGGCATTCTGCGCCGCGGCGAAGGCCGGGGCTTTCGCCTGGCGCGCCAGCCCGGCAACGGCGACGTCGAGGGCGTCGCCCCGCCGTCGGAGCTCGAGCACCTGCAAAGGCGGCTGATGGCGGATCGGGCGACCGGCGCCGTGCCCGCCGACGTCTCGGAAGCCCTGCTGGCGGAGCGCTACGGCGCGCCGCGCGGCACCATCCGCAAGCTGCTGCTGCGCTTTGCGGCCGAAGGCCTGGTGCAGCGCCAGCGCGGCCACGGCTGGGCCTTCGCCGGCAGCCTCGACACCGACCGCGTCGAGGAGGAGAGCTACCAGTTCCGTCTCATCGTCGAATGCGGCGCCCTGCGCCATCCCGGCTTCCGCGCCGACGCGGCCGAGCTCGCCGCCATTCGGGCCGGCCTGGCCGAGGTGATGGCGATGCCGCTGCCCGCCCTGCACCGGGACCGATGGTTCGAAGCCAATGCCGCGTTCCACGAGGCGCTGGCGGCCTGGTCCGGCAACCGCTTCCTGGTCCAGGCCGTGCGCCAGCAGAACAGCCTGCGGCGCCTCACCGAATATGCCTGGTTCGACCGGTTGCCCGAGGCACGGATCCGCCGCGTCTGCAGCGAGCACATCGCCATCCTCGATGCCATCGCAGAGGGGGACATCGCCTTCGCCGAGGCGCTGCTGCGCCGCCATATCGAGGGCGCCAGCCGCTCCGACGCGGCCTGA